A genome region from Panthera leo isolate Ple1 chromosome A2, P.leo_Ple1_pat1.1, whole genome shotgun sequence includes the following:
- the BSG gene encoding basigin yields the protein MAVRQLVVLALALLSAEGGSGAGSGIWTSVDDAGSKTRLTCALNHSTTEIVGHRWVKAGKVLKEDTLPDLKTEYEVDLDDRSGEYWCVFLPEQAGKTSIEVKGLPNIKAVKKSEHATERESVVLGCKSDSFPPVSDWVWYKMESSGDQVISNSSRNKFFVVSSETKTELHISSLDLETDPGRYACNGTNSEGTSQAVVTLRVRNRFAALWPFLGIVAEVLVLVTVIFIYEKRRKPDEVLDDEDTGSAPLKSSGHINDKGKNVRQRNAN from the exons ATGGCGGTGCGGCAGCTCGTGGTCCTGGCGCTGGCGCTGCTGAGCGCCGAGGGCGGCTCGGGAGCAG GGAGCGGGATCTGGACATCTGTAGATGATGCTGGCTCCAAAACACGCCTTACCTGTGCCTTGAACCACAGCACCACTGAGATCGTCGGCCACCGCTGGGTGAAGGCGGGCAAGGTGCTGAAGGAAGACACGCTGCCCGACCTGAAGACGGAGTATGA GGTGGACCTGGATGACCGCTCTGGTGAGTACTGGTGCGTCTTCCTCCCGGAGCAAGCAGGCAAGACCAGCATCGAGGTGAAGG GGCTCCCCAACATCAAGGCCGTGAAGAAGTCCGAGCACGCCACCGAGAGGGAGTCGGTCGTGCTAGGCTGCAAGTCTGACTCCTTCCCCCCGGTCAGCGACTGGGTGTGGTACAAGATGGAAAGCTCTGGTGACCAG GTCATCAGCAACAGCTCCCGGAACAAATTCTTCGTGGTGTCCTCGGAGACTAAGACAGAGCTGCACATCTCGAGCCTGGACCTGGAGACGGACCCCGGCAGGTACGCCTGCAACGGCACCAACTCGGAGGGCACCAGCCAGGCCGTGGTCACGCTGCGCGTGCGAAACCGCTTCGCCGCCCTCTGGCCTTTCCTGGGCATCGTGGCCGAGGTGCTGGTGCTGGTCACTGTGATCTTCATCTATGAGAAGCGACGGAAGCCGGACGAGGTCCTGGACG ATGAGGACACCGGCTCCGCTCCTCT gaaGAGCAGCGGGCACATCAACGACAAAGGCAAGAACGTTCGCCAGAGGAACGCCAACTGA